A single region of the Vagococcus teuberi genome encodes:
- the purH gene encoding bifunctional phosphoribosylaminoimidazolecarboxamide formyltransferase/IMP cyclohydrolase, whose amino-acid sequence MSKKRALISVYDKTGVADFAKELVKLGYDIISTGGTKRILEFEGIKCLSVEEVTKFPEMLDGRVKTLHPFIHGGLLARRDNSEHMNTLKEHHIEMIDLVCVNLYPFKETIAQPNVTQNEAIEQIDIGGPSMLRSAAKNFASVTVVVDSSDYEIVLNELSEAGDTTLKTRQSLAAKVFATTSDYDASIANYLSEENDEKGLPNQLSLNYTKVDTLRYGENNHQKAYFYQSDDNQSEIGIGTAKQLHGKELSYNNYKDANAAIHLVKEFDEPTVVAVKHMNPCGVGFGKTIHEAYSLAYESDPISIFGGVLAFNREIDTDLAESLNQLFLEIIIAPSFTADALEILEKKKNRRLLQLDTTKPNQSEWELVSISGGLLVQESDTKIDDETEWTVVTETLPTAEDIDALKKMWLVVKSVKSNAIVVGNARHTLGIGAGQMNRVGSVKLAVDQAGDLAKGAVLASDAFFPMPDSVEYAAKHGIKAIIHPGGSVKDQESIDVANEYGIAMIVTGTRHFKH is encoded by the coding sequence ATGTCTAAAAAGCGTGCACTCATTAGCGTTTATGATAAAACTGGTGTAGCAGATTTTGCAAAAGAGTTAGTTAAGTTAGGGTATGACATTATTTCAACTGGCGGAACAAAACGAATACTTGAATTTGAGGGAATTAAGTGTTTGAGTGTGGAAGAAGTAACGAAGTTTCCAGAGATGCTTGATGGACGAGTAAAAACACTGCATCCATTTATTCATGGTGGATTATTGGCTAGACGAGATAATTCAGAACACATGAACACATTAAAAGAACACCATATAGAGATGATTGATTTAGTGTGTGTCAATTTGTACCCATTTAAAGAAACCATTGCTCAACCTAATGTGACACAAAATGAAGCGATTGAACAAATTGATATTGGTGGCCCGAGTATGTTACGAAGTGCGGCGAAAAACTTTGCTAGTGTGACGGTTGTTGTTGATAGTAGTGATTATGAGATTGTTTTAAATGAATTGAGTGAAGCAGGGGACACAACACTTAAAACAAGACAATCATTAGCAGCAAAAGTATTTGCAACCACATCAGACTATGATGCAAGTATCGCTAATTACTTGTCAGAAGAAAATGATGAAAAAGGGTTACCAAACCAATTGTCACTAAACTATACAAAAGTTGATACTTTAAGATATGGTGAAAACAATCATCAAAAAGCGTATTTCTATCAATCAGATGATAATCAATCAGAAATCGGAATAGGAACAGCAAAACAATTACATGGGAAAGAATTATCTTATAACAACTATAAAGATGCTAATGCAGCGATACATTTAGTCAAAGAATTTGATGAACCAACAGTGGTTGCTGTGAAACATATGAATCCATGTGGTGTTGGTTTTGGAAAAACGATACATGAAGCTTACAGCCTAGCTTATGAAAGTGATCCGATTTCGATTTTTGGTGGCGTACTAGCTTTTAATCGCGAAATTGATACTGATTTGGCTGAAAGTTTAAATCAATTGTTTTTAGAAATTATTATTGCCCCAAGTTTTACAGCTGACGCTTTAGAGATATTAGAGAAAAAGAAAAATCGTCGTTTGCTTCAATTAGACACAACGAAACCAAACCAATCTGAGTGGGAATTAGTCAGTATCTCAGGTGGTTTACTAGTGCAAGAGTCTGATACTAAAATTGACGATGAGACAGAATGGACAGTTGTTACGGAGACATTACCAACAGCTGAAGACATTGATGCATTGAAAAAAATGTGGCTAGTGGTTAAATCTGTAAAAAGTAATGCGATTGTTGTCGGTAACGCTCGCCATACATTAGGTATTGGTGCTGGACAAATGAATCGTGTCGGGTCAGTAAAATTAGCAGTTGATCAAGCAGGTGATTTGGCCAAAGGTGCTGTATTAGCTAGTGATGCCTTTTTCCCAATGCCTGATAGTGTGGAATATGCAGCAAAACATGGGATAAAAGCAATCATACACCCAGGTGGTAGTGTGAAAGACCAGGAATCAATTGATGTAGCAAATGAGTATGGTATTGCAATGATTGTCACTGGAACAAGACATTTCAAACATTAA